Proteins encoded within one genomic window of Chlamydiota bacterium:
- a CDS encoding SDR family oxidoreductase, with amino-acid sequence MKKTCVVTGGAGFLGSHLCDRLLREGFAVICIDNLLTGSVRNIEHLAGNEAFTFIKQNVADYLYIAGDVHYIFHFASPASPIDYLEYPIPTLKVGALGTHKTLGLAKSKGATFILASTSEVYGDPLVHPQPETYWGNVNPIGPRGVYDEAKRFAEAMTMAYHRYHRLDTKIVRIFNTYGPRMRIRDGRVVPAFIWQALRGDPLTVFGDGSQTRSFCYVSDLIEGIFRLAMSHLNDPVNIGNPREMTVNDFAREILRLTGSPGPIVYRELPVDDPKVRQPDIGKARQLLGWEPRVPLEDGLRETIAYFRTVLEEEQASGRRGSGGGGR; translated from the coding sequence ATGAAGAAGACATGCGTGGTGACGGGGGGCGCCGGGTTTCTCGGCTCCCACCTCTGCGACCGCCTGTTGCGGGAGGGGTTCGCGGTCATCTGCATCGACAACCTCCTCACCGGGAGCGTGAGGAACATCGAGCATTTGGCGGGGAACGAGGCGTTCACCTTCATCAAGCAGAACGTCGCGGACTACCTCTACATCGCCGGCGACGTCCATTACATCTTTCACTTCGCCTCCCCCGCGAGCCCGATCGACTACCTCGAGTACCCGATCCCGACGCTCAAGGTCGGCGCGCTCGGCACGCACAAGACCCTCGGCCTCGCCAAGTCCAAGGGGGCCACCTTCATCCTCGCCTCGACCTCCGAGGTCTACGGCGACCCGCTCGTCCACCCGCAGCCGGAGACGTACTGGGGGAACGTCAATCCGATCGGTCCGCGCGGCGTCTACGACGAGGCGAAACGCTTCGCCGAGGCGATGACGATGGCGTACCACCGGTACCACCGCCTCGACACGAAGATCGTGCGCATCTTCAACACCTACGGGCCGCGGATGCGGATCCGGGACGGGCGGGTGGTCCCCGCCTTCATCTGGCAGGCCCTCCGCGGCGATCCGCTCACCGTCTTCGGCGACGGCTCCCAGACCCGCAGTTTCTGCTACGTCTCCGATCTGATCGAGGGGATCTTCCGGCTCGCGATGTCGCACCTCAACGATCCGGTCAACATCGGCAACCCGCGCGAGATGACGGTGAACGACTTCGCCCGCGAGATATTGCGCCTCACCGGGAGCCCGGGCCCGATCGTGTACCGCGAGCTCCCGGTGGACGATCCGAAGGTGCGGCAGCCCGATATCGGCAAGGCCCGGCAGCTGCTCGGGTGGGAGCCGCGGGTGCCGCTCGAGGACGGGCTGCGCGAAACGATCGCCTACTTCCGGACGGTGCTGGAGGAGGAGCAGGCGTCGGGGCGGCGCGGTTCGGGAGGCGGCGGACGATGA
- a CDS encoding flippase-like domain-containing protein: protein MNNAGTPSLTVFFPCYNEEENVEALAVEVDRVVGEIADDYEVIIVDDGSTDRTGGIADRIARERPHVRVIHHPRNLGYGTALRTGFAGARKELVLYTDGDCQFDIRDLRKLLPLMREGVDLVVGYRENRQDRPLRKIVSRVYNAIIRLIFGLRVRDIDCAFKLFRRSVFDKVEIRSERFLVDTEILVKAKRAGLTIVETPVTHLPRTRGASSVSPRDVFRTLRELSHLWLHIFMVNWKKLILSSLVSLGFIGLFVRHLDYRLFTREIGRADKGLILLGLAAYGLSFWFRSVRWKLLLLPEGRFRIGALFSGIVIGFMANNVLPVRMGELVRAYDFGRRQRVSKSLCFATVVVDRMMDGLTLIACLAAILMFASFQPIVNRIFVLGLLTFFSLFIVLFYLVAGKSPGRETGIYRAVDNLGRRYLKTEGQFVISNFIRGLEALLQERLMLAAFGVSLLVWFAEAGMYACFIRAFDLVLPAWAPLFVLCIVNLGLIVPSIGYVGTFEWFCKAALLQFAAYAVDPARAAGYSLALHATQYIPVTLLGIVFFIRHNFDVVRSRDELRITELGD, encoded by the coding sequence ATGAACAACGCGGGAACGCCGTCGCTCACGGTCTTCTTCCCCTGCTACAACGAGGAGGAGAACGTCGAGGCGCTCGCCGTCGAGGTGGACCGGGTCGTCGGGGAGATCGCCGACGACTACGAGGTGATCATCGTGGACGACGGCTCCACCGACCGCACCGGCGGGATTGCGGACCGGATCGCGCGGGAGCGGCCGCACGTCAGGGTCATCCACCACCCGCGCAACCTCGGCTACGGCACCGCCCTCCGGACCGGCTTCGCCGGCGCCCGGAAGGAGCTCGTCCTCTACACCGACGGCGACTGCCAGTTCGACATCCGCGATCTCCGCAAGCTCCTCCCCCTGATGCGCGAGGGGGTGGACCTGGTGGTCGGCTACCGTGAAAACCGGCAGGACCGGCCGCTCAGGAAGATCGTGTCGCGGGTCTACAACGCCATCATCCGCCTGATCTTCGGGCTGCGGGTCCGCGACATCGACTGCGCCTTCAAGCTCTTCAGGAGGTCGGTCTTCGACAAGGTCGAGATCCGCTCCGAGCGGTTCCTCGTGGACACCGAGATCCTGGTCAAGGCGAAGCGGGCGGGGCTCACCATCGTCGAGACCCCGGTGACGCACCTGCCCCGCACGCGCGGCGCCTCCAGCGTCTCCCCCCGCGACGTCTTCCGCACGCTCCGCGAACTCTCGCACCTCTGGCTCCATATCTTCATGGTGAACTGGAAGAAGCTGATCCTCAGCTCGCTGGTGAGTCTCGGCTTCATCGGGCTCTTCGTGCGGCACCTCGACTACCGTCTCTTCACCCGCGAGATCGGGAGGGCGGACAAGGGCCTGATCCTTCTCGGCCTCGCCGCGTACGGGCTCTCCTTCTGGTTCAGGAGCGTCCGGTGGAAACTCCTCCTCCTCCCCGAGGGGAGATTCCGGATCGGCGCGCTCTTCTCCGGGATCGTCATCGGCTTCATGGCCAACAACGTCCTCCCGGTGCGGATGGGGGAACTGGTGCGGGCCTACGACTTCGGCCGCAGGCAGCGCGTGTCGAAGAGCCTCTGCTTCGCCACGGTCGTCGTGGACAGGATGATGGACGGCCTGACGCTCATCGCCTGCCTCGCGGCGATCCTGATGTTCGCGAGCTTCCAGCCGATCGTGAACAGGATCTTCGTCCTCGGGCTCCTCACCTTCTTCTCGCTCTTCATCGTCCTCTTCTACCTCGTCGCGGGCAAGAGCCCCGGCAGGGAGACCGGGATCTACCGCGCCGTCGACAACCTCGGCCGGCGGTACCTGAAGACGGAGGGGCAGTTCGTGATCTCGAACTTCATACGGGGACTCGAGGCGCTCCTCCAGGAGCGGCTGATGCTCGCCGCCTTCGGCGTGTCGCTCCTGGTCTGGTTCGCCGAGGCGGGGATGTACGCCTGTTTCATCCGCGCCTTCGACCTCGTCCTGCCTGCCTGGGCCCCCCTCTTCGTGCTCTGCATCGTCAACCTCGGCCTGATCGTCCCGTCGATCGGCTACGTCGGGACGTTCGAATGGTTCTGCAAGGCGGCCCTCCTCCAGTTCGCGGCCTACGCCGTGGATCCCGCCCGGGCCGCCGGCTACTCGCTCGCCCTCCACGCGACGCAGTATATCCCCGTCACGCTCCTCGGGATCGTCTTCTTCATCCGCCACAACTTCGACGTCGTCAGGAGCCGTGACGAACTCCGCATCACGGAGCTGGGGGACTAG
- a CDS encoding flippase-like domain-containing protein has product MRWGRYLGCAVSAVIIVVIAFTLRGEWGKVGESLRGFDPRVLGPAVLLYLCGFALRAVRWQCMLAPLKRIGFNSSFVVVMIGFMANNILPLRIGEFVRAWALKRREGVSGSAAFATIVVERVYDGLTLVGLFVFVLIFSAASPEVKRYAALSAPVFLAAYGMLLYAAFHEERASRFLKRLSGLAPRAARARLEALVDAFIPGLRFLSSWRSQATVVALSLATWLMEGCVFWIVMRGFAMEAPFHAAFFTLVIVNIAIMVPAGPGYLGTFEAAAVVALAPFRVPDSAAVSYILVVHLLQYVSVTVLGLWFMNASGWSLREIEEAGKE; this is encoded by the coding sequence ATGAGATGGGGCAGGTACCTCGGCTGCGCCGTCAGCGCCGTCATCATCGTCGTCATCGCCTTCACCCTGCGCGGCGAGTGGGGCAAGGTCGGCGAGAGCCTCCGCGGTTTCGACCCCCGCGTCCTCGGCCCCGCCGTGCTCCTGTACCTGTGCGGTTTCGCCCTCCGGGCCGTGCGCTGGCAGTGCATGCTCGCCCCGCTGAAGCGGATCGGCTTCAACAGCTCCTTCGTCGTGGTGATGATCGGGTTCATGGCCAACAACATCCTCCCGCTCCGCATCGGCGAGTTCGTGCGCGCCTGGGCCCTGAAGCGCAGGGAGGGCGTGAGCGGCAGCGCCGCGTTCGCGACCATCGTCGTCGAGCGGGTCTACGACGGCCTGACGCTGGTGGGGCTCTTCGTCTTCGTCCTCATCTTCAGCGCCGCCTCGCCCGAGGTGAAACGCTACGCCGCGTTGAGCGCGCCCGTCTTCCTCGCCGCCTACGGCATGCTCCTCTACGCGGCGTTCCATGAGGAGCGGGCGTCGCGGTTCCTCAAGCGGCTGTCCGGTCTCGCCCCGCGGGCGGCCCGCGCCCGCCTGGAGGCGCTCGTCGACGCGTTCATCCCCGGCCTGCGGTTCCTCTCCTCGTGGCGGAGCCAGGCGACCGTCGTCGCCCTCTCCCTCGCGACCTGGCTGATGGAGGGGTGCGTCTTCTGGATCGTGATGCGCGGCTTCGCGATGGAGGCCCCGTTCCACGCCGCCTTCTTCACCCTGGTGATCGTCAATATCGCGATCATGGTGCCCGCGGGGCCGGGCTACCTGGGCACGTTCGAGGCGGCGGCGGTCGTCGCGCTCGCCCCGTTCCGCGTCCCCGACAGCGCGGCGGTCAGCTACATCCTCGTGGTCCACCTCCTCCAGTACGTCTCCGTCACCGTCCTGGGGCTCTGGTTCATGAACGCGAGCGGATGGAGTTTGCGGGAGATCGAGGAGGCCGGGAAGGAATGA
- a CDS encoding NAD(P)/FAD-dependent oxidoreductase, whose amino-acid sequence MKAVVIGGGITGLSAAYALAKRGDEVTLLEREGRAGGLAGSFRVGGVWLERFYHHIFKTDTAILGLIDELGLSKRLLWRPSSIGFFHRGAVHPFTTPWDLLRFSPLRFADRVWLGLAVRRFQRMEEWEELDGVTCADWFSAQVSPAAYRTVWEPLLRLKFGDAAGRIPASWIWGRIHPRARSRSRGGMREELGYLEGGFELMLERLKEALARRGVRLLEGTAAEYIISERDRARGVVAGGRELFCDSVVCTAPIPAFLAIAPPLPRDYADALAGIRYQAAVCLVLECAEGVSPVYWLNISDPAVTFGGLIEHTNFVSPARYGGSRIVYLFNYVREDDPLFRMPAEEYYAFHEESLKRVNPSFRREQVKGMRLFRAPHATVVYTLGYRKAMPPFATPVKGLYLVNTSQIYPYDRNMNNCAALGERFVSETILPRA is encoded by the coding sequence ATGAAGGCGGTCGTCATCGGCGGCGGGATCACCGGCCTGAGCGCCGCGTACGCCCTCGCGAAGCGGGGCGACGAGGTCACGCTGCTCGAGCGGGAGGGGCGGGCGGGGGGGCTCGCGGGGTCGTTCCGCGTCGGGGGGGTCTGGCTGGAGCGGTTCTACCACCACATATTCAAGACCGACACCGCGATCCTCGGCCTCATCGACGAGCTGGGCCTCTCCAAACGGCTTCTCTGGCGGCCGTCGTCGATCGGATTCTTCCACCGGGGGGCCGTGCACCCGTTCACCACGCCGTGGGACCTCCTCCGGTTCTCCCCGCTCCGCTTCGCCGATCGGGTGTGGCTCGGCCTCGCGGTCCGGCGGTTCCAGCGGATGGAGGAGTGGGAGGAGCTCGACGGCGTGACGTGCGCGGACTGGTTTTCGGCGCAGGTGAGCCCCGCGGCCTACCGGACGGTCTGGGAGCCGCTGCTGCGCCTCAAGTTCGGCGACGCCGCCGGCCGGATCCCCGCGTCGTGGATCTGGGGGAGGATACATCCGCGGGCCCGGTCGAGGAGCAGGGGGGGGATGCGGGAGGAGCTCGGCTACCTCGAGGGGGGATTCGAGCTGATGCTGGAGCGGCTGAAGGAGGCCCTCGCGAGGCGGGGGGTGCGGCTGCTCGAGGGAACGGCCGCCGAGTACATCATCAGCGAGCGGGACCGCGCCCGCGGTGTGGTCGCCGGCGGCCGCGAGCTGTTCTGCGACTCGGTCGTCTGCACCGCCCCGATCCCGGCGTTCCTCGCGATCGCCCCCCCGCTCCCGCGGGACTACGCCGATGCCCTGGCCGGGATACGCTACCAGGCGGCGGTCTGCCTGGTGCTCGAGTGCGCCGAAGGGGTGAGCCCGGTCTACTGGCTCAATATCAGCGATCCCGCCGTCACCTTCGGGGGGCTCATCGAGCACACCAACTTCGTCTCCCCGGCGCGGTACGGCGGGAGCAGGATCGTGTACCTGTTCAACTACGTGCGGGAGGACGATCCGCTGTTCAGGATGCCGGCGGAGGAGTACTACGCCTTCCACGAGGAGTCGTTGAAGCGTGTGAACCCCTCGTTCCGGCGGGAACAGGTGAAGGGGATGCGCCTCTTCCGGGCCCCGCACGCCACCGTCGTCTACACGCTCGGCTACCGGAAGGCGATGCCCCCGTTCGCCACACCGGTGAAGGGGCTCTACCTGGTCAACACCAGCCAGATCTACCCGTACGACCGCAACATGAACAACTGCGCGGCGCTCGGGGAGCGGTTCGTCTCCGAGACGATCCTCCCGCGCGCCTGA
- a CDS encoding tRNA 4-thiouridine(8) synthase ThiI, which yields MTRAIGLFSGGLDSILAACVLAEQGIELTGICFETPFFGAGRAREAARKLGIPLRVEDITAPHLLVLKRPRHGFGSGMNPCIDCHTLMVSRAGELMREEGFDFVFTGEVLNERPMSQNRRSLKIVETQSGCAGRLLRPLSAQLLDETIPEKEGKVDRARLLGISGRSRKPQMALAEKFAIAAYPQPAGGCLLTDPGFASRLKELRDREGLDDVRGLHLLKIGRHFRLPGGGKAVVGRNERENARLEELARKGDALLRPKNVPGPVVLVPGGAGAADLEEAARACARYSDAREEDEVLVVVAAGGEEMTRRVRRPAPAALRLIRIGI from the coding sequence ATGACCAGAGCCATCGGCCTCTTTTCCGGAGGCCTCGACAGCATCCTCGCCGCCTGCGTGCTCGCGGAACAGGGGATCGAACTGACGGGGATCTGTTTCGAGACGCCGTTCTTCGGCGCCGGCCGCGCCCGCGAGGCGGCGCGGAAACTCGGGATCCCCCTCCGCGTGGAGGATATCACCGCCCCCCATCTCCTCGTGCTGAAGCGCCCGCGGCACGGCTTCGGCTCGGGGATGAACCCGTGCATCGACTGCCACACCCTGATGGTCTCCCGGGCCGGCGAGCTGATGCGGGAGGAGGGGTTCGATTTCGTCTTCACCGGCGAGGTGCTGAACGAGCGGCCGATGTCGCAGAACAGGAGGTCGCTGAAGATCGTCGAGACGCAGTCGGGGTGCGCGGGCCGCCTCCTGAGGCCCCTGAGCGCGCAACTCCTCGACGAGACGATCCCCGAGAAGGAGGGGAAGGTGGACCGGGCGCGCCTCCTCGGCATCTCCGGCCGCTCCCGGAAGCCGCAGATGGCGCTCGCCGAGAAGTTCGCGATCGCCGCCTATCCCCAGCCCGCCGGCGGATGTCTGCTGACCGATCCCGGCTTCGCCTCCCGCCTGAAGGAGCTTCGCGACCGGGAGGGGCTCGACGACGTCCGGGGGCTGCACCTGCTCAAAATCGGAAGGCACTTCCGCCTCCCGGGAGGGGGCAAGGCCGTCGTCGGGCGGAATGAGCGGGAGAACGCGCGGCTGGAGGAGCTCGCCCGAAAGGGGGACGCGCTGCTCCGGCCGAAGAATGTCCCCGGACCGGTCGTGCTCGTTCCCGGCGGGGCCGGCGCGGCCGACCTGGAGGAGGCCGCGCGCGCCTGCGCGCGTTACAGCGACGCGCGGGAGGAGGACGAGGTGCTGGTCGTCGTGGCGGCGGGGGGGGAGGAGATGACGCGTCGCGTCAGACGCCCCGCCCCCGCAGCCCTCCGGCTGATCCGCATCGGCATCTGA
- a CDS encoding AsmA family protein: MRPQIVRRICLVVAACAVAAGALFVAFGFAARAPWFLEQARTQIERGVGRKVSFSSLAPSLFPGIGVRAFDFRLYEKDGQTACLDAERIALRVRLLPLLWRTLRIKTVRVDRPRLSLVRDRDGRWNIEDLIEGKKAPAAGAAAGRPPGPSARPRVTIAALRVRGGLVTARDEATGREAAVRDLDLVVSRIAEGGLPHLRGGGSFSGVPLAVLLDEIEESRALGVREGLLSGRFTVDGWTGKKLLFSGDLRLSGLGYEIPGIWRSPPGGADFDLRLRGEGAVSEDGWRFSRIAADGLGKRLTGEASFDPAAGGGPTAVDFAARSLPWDALGEPIGDGRALGGEASFAGAVRREAGRHSAEIELDLSKSRIAYGGVLDKAAGAVATLKLPLLFGETGVSWKDASARLGTAEFLSDGEVATGALKARIRSSGLDLREIGGFIAGGAGLSGRGDMDLRVACARGAPLLSAEVSGTVRVPDGEFSAPSLPHPLRFDAVVSCEPGSVRLGLNTLKTGSSLAEGYVRLDLADRPAFDCELNCPRLDGSDFAAAGTSRGGTDGRARPGGQARPGAAEAAAPPLPARPDARPPGFLERLEGRGKVSVGELKLGRLVVRNGRARVRLSNGVAALEEIVLPFYGGEANGTVSSAILDEPPRHSLTAALKNVDLEPLLADIYAYPRRLSGTLSAECVARGAGAGWEEIRTGFAGNGRFSVKNCVLHSNSLLKGLAPLMLMLGTQADCKEFVAMGNLLRASPSEMRLSRCEGTFALDADGWGTGDMVIESADPKNPLRLAIEGEMGLDGVLGFLGTASFPRGSAYYAQLAPYFPDDGGWIALPFPVPIGGTLGEPRVDADAAAGSVARSAAGIGKARVRKELEKKIDKAFAPKIETGEGKAKPSSGLEEVGRELLKGGSKQLLKQMLKP, encoded by the coding sequence ATGAGACCCCAGATTGTCCGAAGAATCTGCCTCGTCGTCGCGGCATGCGCCGTCGCCGCCGGCGCCCTGTTCGTCGCCTTCGGTTTCGCCGCGCGCGCCCCCTGGTTCCTGGAGCAGGCGCGGACGCAGATCGAGCGGGGGGTCGGGCGCAAGGTCTCCTTCTCCTCCCTGGCGCCGTCCCTCTTCCCGGGGATCGGGGTGCGCGCCTTCGACTTCCGCCTCTACGAGAAGGACGGGCAAACCGCCTGCCTCGACGCGGAGAGGATCGCCCTCCGCGTCCGCCTCCTGCCGCTCCTCTGGAGAACGCTGCGCATCAAGACGGTGCGGGTGGACCGGCCCCGCCTCTCCCTGGTGCGGGACCGGGACGGCAGATGGAACATCGAGGACCTGATCGAGGGGAAGAAGGCCCCCGCCGCCGGGGCGGCCGCGGGTCGCCCCCCCGGGCCCTCGGCGCGGCCCCGCGTGACGATCGCCGCGCTCCGGGTGCGCGGCGGCCTCGTCACGGCGCGCGACGAGGCGACCGGGCGCGAGGCGGCGGTGCGCGATCTCGACCTCGTCGTCTCCCGCATCGCGGAGGGCGGGCTCCCGCACCTGCGCGGGGGGGGATCGTTCTCGGGCGTTCCGCTTGCCGTTCTCCTGGACGAAATCGAAGAGAGCAGGGCGCTGGGGGTGCGGGAGGGGCTCCTCTCGGGACGCTTCACGGTCGACGGGTGGACGGGGAAAAAACTCCTCTTCAGCGGCGACCTCCGTCTCTCAGGCCTCGGATACGAGATCCCGGGGATCTGGCGATCCCCCCCCGGGGGCGCCGATTTCGATCTTCGGCTGCGCGGGGAGGGGGCGGTGTCGGAAGACGGCTGGCGTTTCTCGCGCATCGCCGCGGACGGACTCGGCAAACGGCTGACGGGTGAGGCATCGTTCGATCCCGCGGCGGGCGGCGGCCCGACGGCGGTCGATTTCGCGGCCAGGTCGCTGCCGTGGGACGCGCTGGGCGAGCCGATCGGCGACGGGCGCGCGCTCGGGGGGGAGGCGTCGTTCGCCGGCGCGGTGAGGAGGGAAGCGGGGAGGCATTCGGCAGAGATCGAGCTGGACCTCTCGAAGAGCCGCATCGCGTACGGCGGGGTGCTCGACAAGGCCGCCGGGGCCGTCGCGACGCTGAAGCTCCCGCTCCTGTTCGGGGAAACCGGCGTCTCGTGGAAGGACGCCTCGGCGCGGCTCGGGACGGCGGAATTCCTCTCCGACGGAGAGGTCGCGACCGGGGCCCTGAAGGCGAGGATCAGATCGAGCGGCCTCGACCTCCGGGAGATCGGCGGCTTCATCGCGGGAGGCGCGGGCCTGTCGGGACGCGGCGATATGGATCTCCGTGTCGCCTGCGCGCGCGGGGCCCCGCTCCTGTCCGCGGAGGTCTCGGGGACGGTGAGGGTGCCGGACGGGGAATTCTCCGCGCCCTCCCTCCCGCACCCGCTCCGCTTCGACGCCGTCGTCTCCTGCGAGCCGGGGAGCGTCCGCCTGGGCCTGAACACCCTGAAAACCGGATCGAGCCTCGCCGAGGGGTACGTGCGCCTCGATCTGGCGGACCGGCCGGCGTTCGACTGCGAGCTCAACTGCCCCCGCCTCGACGGTTCCGACTTCGCCGCCGCCGGAACCTCGCGAGGCGGAACCGACGGGCGGGCCCGCCCCGGCGGACAAGCCCGCCCCGGCGCGGCGGAGGCGGCCGCTCCGCCCCTCCCCGCCCGCCCCGACGCCCGGCCGCCCGGCTTCCTGGAGCGGCTGGAGGGCCGCGGCAAGGTGTCCGTGGGCGAGCTCAAACTCGGGCGGCTCGTCGTTCGAAACGGGCGTGCGCGGGTGCGTCTCTCGAACGGCGTCGCGGCGCTCGAGGAGATCGTCCTCCCGTTCTACGGGGGGGAGGCGAACGGGACGGTTTCCTCGGCGATCCTCGATGAGCCCCCGCGCCACTCCCTCACCGCCGCCCTCAAGAACGTCGACCTCGAGCCGCTCCTCGCCGACATCTACGCGTACCCGCGCCGCCTCTCCGGCACGCTCTCCGCGGAGTGCGTTGCCCGCGGCGCCGGCGCGGGGTGGGAGGAGATCCGAACCGGATTCGCCGGGAACGGCCGCTTCTCCGTGAAAAACTGCGTGCTCCATTCCAACAGTCTCTTGAAGGGGCTGGCGCCGCTGATGCTGATGCTCGGCACCCAGGCCGACTGCAAGGAGTTCGTCGCGATGGGAAATCTCCTCCGCGCCTCCCCCTCGGAGATGCGCCTTTCGCGCTGCGAGGGGACCTTCGCCCTCGACGCCGACGGGTGGGGCACCGGCGATATGGTCATCGAGAGCGCCGACCCGAAGAACCCGCTTCGTCTGGCGATCGAGGGCGAGATGGGACTCGACGGCGTGCTGGGGTTCCTCGGCACCGCCTCCTTCCCGCGCGGCTCCGCGTACTACGCGCAGCTCGCCCCGTACTTCCCCGACGACGGCGGCTGGATCGCGCTCCCGTTCCCGGTGCCGATAGGGGGCACGCTCGGGGAGCCGCGCGTGGACGCCGACGCCGCCGCCGGGAGCGTCGCGCGGAGCGCGGCGGGGATCGGGAAGGCGCGCGTGCGCAAGGAGCTGGAGAAGAAGATCGACAAGGCGTTCGCCCCGAAGATCGAAACGGGAGAGGGGAAGGCGAAACCGTCCTCCGGTCTCGAGGAGGTCGGGAGGGAACTCCTCAAGGGCGGTTCCAAGCAACTCCTCAAACAGATGTTGAAACCGTGA
- a CDS encoding DUF4126 domain-containing protein: MEILLGICLGIGLAAACGFRVFVPLLVMSIASRTGHLALGSGFEWIGSVPALVMFAVAAVVELAAYLVPWLDNALDSVATPAAVIAGTVAMAACVSGASPLLTWTLAVVAGGGAAGIVQGMTVVARGASSATTGGAGNPAVSTAEAGGSVFVSVLAVAVPVVAGLAVILLLAYAFLRIGGGVRRRREARG; this comes from the coding sequence GTGGAGATTCTGCTCGGCATCTGCCTCGGGATCGGCCTGGCCGCGGCGTGCGGCTTCAGGGTGTTCGTGCCCCTGCTCGTCATGAGTATCGCCTCGCGCACGGGGCACCTTGCGTTGGGGAGCGGCTTCGAGTGGATCGGGAGCGTCCCGGCCCTCGTCATGTTCGCGGTCGCCGCGGTGGTCGAGCTCGCCGCCTACCTCGTCCCGTGGCTTGACAACGCCCTCGATTCGGTCGCGACCCCGGCCGCGGTGATCGCCGGCACTGTGGCGATGGCCGCATGCGTATCGGGGGCGAGCCCGCTTCTCACCTGGACGCTCGCGGTCGTGGCGGGCGGGGGCGCGGCGGGGATCGTGCAGGGGATGACCGTCGTCGCGCGCGGGGCGTCGAGCGCGACCACCGGCGGCGCCGGTAATCCGGCCGTCTCGACCGCGGAGGCGGGCGGATCGGTGTTCGTCTCCGTTCTCGCCGTCGCCGTGCCTGTCGTCGCGGGCCTCGCCGTCATCCTGCTCCTCGCCTATGCGTTCCTGAGGATCGGCGGGGGGGTCCGGCGCCGGCGGGAGGCGCGGGGATGA